The segment CAATATGGGCCAGGGTTTGTTTCATCTCCAAATATATTTTAAACTAATAACCCACAAACATACTTAAACAATTATGCTCCAGGGCCGCATGGCCCCGTGCACTCATCCAGCGCTGTGCCCAATCCGCGCTTGCCCATGCCAGTCCAAAGATTGGCCAAGGCGCTGTCTGAGTACACTGAAATAAATCCCAGCAATAAAACGGCTGTCTAATTATATCAGCCGTACTTTAAAAGAGATAGAAACAATTTGTAAACCTTTCCGTTCTTCGGTTTGAACTCTTCTCAAAAAAGCTTTCATTAGTATTTCTTATGAGGTTATTCACATTATTGCCATTGGTTTTGTTGATCTTGCCAACCTCCCCTGCGTTCGATCACGAGTTTCCCGTTCCGCCTCTAACGCATAAAAGCCTCTTCTACATTCACCGGAGCGTAAACAGCAACACGGTACTGTATGAGGTAAACCTGTTGGGCGATAAAACCATCGACCCTAAAAATCCAGTATCCGTATACTGGTTACGCTATGCCGAAAAAGGGCAAAAGCGCGACCTTAACATGTTGGAACGGAATTTTGCCTATGGGATAAAATGCATACCGGCCGGCCCGGGAAAATACACCATGCACTTTGTGGCTTCCAAAACGCGACAAGCCGAAGTATTGTTAGATCAAAACGGACAGGCCACAGCCATTATGGATATCAGTGGCAAAGCCTCACGGCTAAAGAAAATTTTTGTGCAGGTTTCCGAAGATGGATGGTGGCCCAAAGTTGACTATGTGGAATTTTTCGGTGAGGATGTGCGCACCAAAAAAGCCACTTACGAAAAGATGAAAGTTTGAGTGTGGCGCTCACGCATTTGCCGCCAACTTCATTTTTGATCCCTCGGGCAATTCATCAATACCTACTTTATCAATAACGAGGTAATTCTTTTTGGAAAGTGACTGTCGTGTAATTAGTTCAGCCAAAAAACCCGTAACAAAAAGCTGCACACCAATAACCAACGCTACCAAGGCCAAAAAGAAAATGGGTTGCTGGGTTACGTCACGCTTCAGCGGGATTTGCGAAAAATAAACGGAGTCGATTTTATCCCATAAAATCTTAACCGTAAAAAGGAAACCTGCAAGGAAGGATAGTGTGCCCAGGGTGCCGAAGAAATGCATAGGCCGCATGGCAAAGCGACCCACGAATGTTATTGTTAACAAATCAAGGAAGCCACGCACAAAACGCTCAAACCCAAACTTGGAATAGCCATATTTGCGCTCACGGTGTTCAACTACCTTCTCTCCGATTTTTGTAAAGCCTGCCCACTTGGCAATAAGCGGTATATAGCGGTGCATTTCGCCATAAACAGAAATATTTTTCACCACGGCTTTATCATACGCCTTCAGGCCGCAGTTAAAGTCGTGGATTTTTATGCCGGAAATTTTTCGGGTAACGAAATTGAAAAATTTTGACGGTACTGTTTTGGTGAACGGGTCGTTGCGTTTTTTCTTCCAGCCCGATACCAGGTGATACCCCTGTTGTTTGATCATAGCATACAGTTCAGGTATCTCATCCGGACTATCCTGAAGGTCGGCATCCATAGTAATAACCACTTCGCCTTGCGCAGCCCTGAAAGCGGTTTGCAAGGCTGCTGACTTACCATAATTGCGATTGAACTTTATACCTTTAAAGTTGGGATTGGATGTGCTTATGGACTGGATTTTTTTCCAGGAGTTGTCTGTACTGCCATCATCCACAAACAACACTTCAAAAGAATAGCCGTGCGCTTTCATCACACGGCTAATCCAATCACTTAATTCCTGAAGCGATTCTTCTTCGTTGAATACGGGAATAACTACGGATATATCAGTGCTATTCATTTAGATCATTTCCGGCTGGTTCTTGCGTATAAAGATAGCCATTATTAAAGCACCAATTGCATATAGGATTACCCCTATTCCAAGACCCGTTAGTAGACCAGTAAATGTATATCGTTTGGTTATCGATTCCGGATCGAATTGTTCCTTCATTTGATCAATTGCATCTTCTGGTGCACCAAATTTCTCAGCCCAATAGATGGAAGTATTTAATTGTGATTCCGCCATTACCTCAGGATAGGAAGGATCAATCACTAAAAATAAACCTGAAAAAATTAATCCGATAACTCCGTTCACAAACAGCAATACAAATGCGTACTTAAAGGCTCCTCCATAGTCCAAAAATCCGCCTATATGATTGCGCCATTGAATGCCGTAATAGATACAAAAGCCAAAATTCAAAACCAGTATACATAACAAATAGGAGAAACCGGTTAGTTTGCTTGGCATTACAGCATACAATAAAAGCATTATAACAATATGTATTGAGCCAAGAATCAGTCCATTCTTGGCTGCATCTTTTAACCAGTTTAATTGCTGACTTTGCACTTCATTTTCCATAATTACTCGGGTTTGGGTTGTTTTCTTAAAATAACGGATAGAATTATGCTTATAAACAACCCGATCCCAAAGCTTTGTGCCAAATACAAGAATGCGAGTTGCGCCATATTAGTAGAAGGAAGTCCAGCTAAATTACGCTCAACTTCTTCTTTTCCTCCAATCCTTGCTAAATCCTCCTCCGGAAAAGAACGGATGTAGTCAGCGGCTAACTGAACATAGTCAGAAACAAAGTTTGGCTCGAAGGCCCCGAAAATGCGATAAAGTAGCGACCCTAAAACCGCAGCGGTAGCCACCACCACAAAACTGCCCAGCATACCTTGAAAAAAATGTAACACTCCGGCATTTTGAAAATCCCTGTATTCTTTCAGGCTGAAAAAAATGAACACGCCATACAGAAATACCCTGAAATCGAGGAAGGGTGAAATCATTACCGGGTGCCTGCCCAGGTAGTACATCATAATATTCAAGCCAATGGAAAGTACGGCTGCAAGGGCACCATAACGTAAACCGATGGTTAAAAGCGGTGATGGTTTCTTCATATCGAGTTATCGATCCAGTGCTTCGTGTTATTAAAAACAGCCACCGCTTTGCCGGTTAGGGTTTGCCCCAGCCACGGTGAATTTTTGGCTTTGCTCATATTTGATTTTTCGTCATACACCCAGGTACGGGTAGGATCAAGCAAGGTCAGATTGGCTTTTGCTTCTGCATCAATCACTGGTGATTCCAAATCAAGAACTTTCCGTGGCGCCAATGTTACTTTTTCAAGTAGCGTAGGCCAATCTACATGTTTGGAGAGTGCTGTTAAATTAGCGGCAAACGTCTGCAGGTTAATAATGCCCGGGTCGGCATGATCAAACTCCAGGTTTTTGCTTTCTTCATCGTGCGGCACATGGCCTGAACAAATCACATCAATGGTACCATCATTCAATCCCTTAATCAACGCATCGTTGTCGCGCTTCTCCCGCAAGGGGGGATTTACTTTATAATTGGTATCAAAGCCGGCCAGCATACTATCATCCAGTAAGGGTTGATACGCTGCAATGTCGCACGTAACGGGTAATTTCTTTTTCGCGCTGCGGATCAGGTTTATCGACCGGACTGATGAAAGTCGGGACATGTGTAATCTTCCTTCGGCATAGTGGAGCAAATCCAGGTTGCGATGAACCGCTACTTCCTCAGCAATCCTTGGCATTCCTTTTAGTCCCAACATCGTACTCTGAATACCCTCATGCATTTGCCCGAACATGTTCAGCCAGATATCCTCCGGATGATCAATGAGTACGCCTTTAAACTTTTGCAGGTATTGAAGCGACTTGAGAAAAATATCGGTATGCCAGATTGTTTTAAGGCCATCGGTAAAGGCAACAGCACCGGCCTCGTGCAGGTCGATCATCTCCGTTAATTCTTCACCTTTATTGTCGCGGGTAACCGAGGCCAAGGCATGGATTTGTACTAACCGGCTATCGTTATTTTTAGTCAGGTACTTTACATCATTTTTGGTTTGGATGCAGGGCGAGGTGTTAGGCAGCACGGCAATTTCGGTAAATCCTCCTGCCGCAGCCGCTTTGGAAACCGACTCCAGATCTTCCTTATGTTCCAGGCCCGGGTCGCCAACGAATGTTCCCAGGTCGAACCAACCGGGCGAAAGCAACATGCCTTCGGCCTTAATTACCTTATCGGCCTGGTAGTTTTTTTCCCCGATTTCAATGATGCGGCCATTATTGAGGAGTATGTTTTTGACTTTTTTATGAAAGGGGGAGTTCGGATCGAGGATTTTGGCAGCCTGGATAAGTATTTTCATTAACCCTTATTTTAGAAAGCGGATCAGTAGAATCTCTACCAACAGGAAGAAAAGCGCCACAACCAAGGCATACTTCCATAATGGTTTCCCCAAATATCTTGCTTTTATTTCGTTACTGAAAGTATCGGCTGAAGCAGATTCAAAAACCGTGATGTTTTCTGTGCCGCCCAATTGCTGCCTTACTTCTTCACCCTTCCATTGTTTGAGTAATGATTCACCGCTGTTCAGGTTAAATGCAAGTAGCCCAACGGTATCACGGCCTGCCACCGCATGATAGAAACCGGTTTGCATGGAAAACCGTGGCAGTTCCAGCATTACCCGGTCTGCCAGTTTTCGTTGAAACGGTATGATTTCCTGCTGGCCCGCCAACCGAAGTTGTTGTTCGCCCGGTAAGCTGTCTACCCGTAACGTAATCAGCGTTTCGCTCAAACTATAATAAGGTTTCCAGTCGGCCCTTTTGGCTGATGTGGCGATGCGATACATGACCGGTAGAAACAAAAAGTTATTACTCAGGTCAGAAAATTCAGGTTGTAACGGAGAGGCCAGCAAAAATATTTTCCCGCCCTGGTTAAACTGCGACAGGAAAGGTTTTTCGTTCTTAAACCTCAACACAGCCAATCGATCATTACCCCAATCCATTACCCGTCTGGCTTTGGGCAATACCAACCGGTTAGAGCGCTCCTCAAAAACATTTTCGAAAAAGGGGTTAGTAAAATCCGGATTTTCAAGTTCAGAAGGTTGCAGTTCATTAACGGATGTTAATACAGGAATGGACAACAGGTTTTTATAGGAAACTACATCGGGGCTTGCAGAAGGTATAACCAATAAGGCACCGCCACCCGAAATATAATTACGGAGCGAAGCCATCAAGGCCACATCCACAACGT is part of the Cyclobacteriaceae bacterium genome and harbors:
- a CDS encoding DUF4199 domain-containing protein yields the protein MKKPSPLLTIGLRYGALAAVLSIGLNIMMYYLGRHPVMISPFLDFRVFLYGVFIFFSLKEYRDFQNAGVLHFFQGMLGSFVVVATAAVLGSLLYRIFGAFEPNFVSDYVQLAADYIRSFPEEDLARIGGKEEVERNLAGLPSTNMAQLAFLYLAQSFGIGLFISIILSVILRKQPKPE
- a CDS encoding glycosyltransferase family 2 protein, whose translation is MNSTDISVVIPVFNEEESLQELSDWISRVMKAHGYSFEVLFVDDGSTDNSWKKIQSISTSNPNFKGIKFNRNYGKSAALQTAFRAAQGEVVITMDADLQDSPDEIPELYAMIKQQGYHLVSGWKKKRNDPFTKTVPSKFFNFVTRKISGIKIHDFNCGLKAYDKAVVKNISVYGEMHRYIPLIAKWAGFTKIGEKVVEHRERKYGYSKFGFERFVRGFLDLLTITFVGRFAMRPMHFFGTLGTLSFLAGFLFTVKILWDKIDSVYFSQIPLKRDVTQQPIFFLALVALVIGVQLFVTGFLAELITRQSLSKKNYLVIDKVGIDELPEGSKMKLAANA
- a CDS encoding DUF4199 domain-containing protein produces the protein MENEVQSQQLNWLKDAAKNGLILGSIHIVIMLLLYAVMPSKLTGFSYLLCILVLNFGFCIYYGIQWRNHIGGFLDYGGAFKYAFVLLFVNGVIGLIFSGLFLVIDPSYPEVMAESQLNTSIYWAEKFGAPEDAIDQMKEQFDPESITKRYTFTGLLTGLGIGVILYAIGALIMAIFIRKNQPEMI
- the pyrC gene encoding dihydroorotase — protein: MKILIQAAKILDPNSPFHKKVKNILLNNGRIIEIGEKNYQADKVIKAEGMLLSPGWFDLGTFVGDPGLEHKEDLESVSKAAAAGGFTEIAVLPNTSPCIQTKNDVKYLTKNNDSRLVQIHALASVTRDNKGEELTEMIDLHEAGAVAFTDGLKTIWHTDIFLKSLQYLQKFKGVLIDHPEDIWLNMFGQMHEGIQSTMLGLKGMPRIAEEVAVHRNLDLLHYAEGRLHMSRLSSVRSINLIRSAKKKLPVTCDIAAYQPLLDDSMLAGFDTNYKVNPPLREKRDNDALIKGLNDGTIDVICSGHVPHDEESKNLEFDHADPGIINLQTFAANLTALSKHVDWPTLLEKVTLAPRKVLDLESPVIDAEAKANLTLLDPTRTWVYDEKSNMSKAKNSPWLGQTLTGKAVAVFNNTKHWIDNSI
- a CDS encoding DUF4833 domain-containing protein; protein product: MRLFTLLPLVLLILPTSPAFDHEFPVPPLTHKSLFYIHRSVNSNTVLYEVNLLGDKTIDPKNPVSVYWLRYAEKGQKRDLNMLERNFAYGIKCIPAGPGKYTMHFVASKTRQAEVLLDQNGQATAIMDISGKASRLKKIFVQVSEDGWWPKVDYVEFFGEDVRTKKATYEKMKV